One stretch of Pomacea canaliculata isolate SZHN2017 linkage group LG1, ASM307304v1, whole genome shotgun sequence DNA includes these proteins:
- the LOC112556267 gene encoding LOW QUALITY PROTEIN: islet cell autoantigen 1-like (The sequence of the model RefSeq protein was modified relative to this genomic sequence to represent the inferred CDS: inserted 1 base in 1 codon) — translation MSAQGYYGSSYDRFVENTNTSTLHKMKETYWTTKQVVMQKLGKKEDEHVVASDAELDAKLEVFKAIQRSSMELLRVIEKYQDRLCVVAQEENAMGRFLKTHSSHDKTRAGKMMXGSGKSQSFSAQQRLALRVPLVRLYQEVETFRYRAISDTLVTVNRMEGARTEYRGALLWMKNVSDELDPDTYKQLEKFRKVQAQVRKTKQRFDKLKLDVMQKVDLLAASRCNMFSHVLANYQSTLLHFWEKTSRTMAAVAESFKGYQYYEFNMLKELSDTSRKLAEETGSKTPAEKESGDSETGEMSDDELIGSDEEADECSRGCQDRKHHNSNSHLSELDRLLSLDGEEKATKLEDSSPKQTTTNDTLVEKSVDEGGKEEAEPFMDFHDDEAAMKELEEELEKAEKLMGSVKTTATEQQKTASGNKDLLTGPLEPEDIEKDDLSLLNEILNAPSTGEDEFTQEWQAVFGGSLNITPDTVPAERDSSRQQAEFMPSSLLDSQLAGLSLGPGGGILPPPLGAMGMMPVPSGPQQEQGPRQQAAVAKSKQQQQPKKGQKGDMSAWFNLFADLRPFVKS, via the exons atgtc tgCTCAAGGCTACTATGGATCAAGTTATGACCGTTTTgtggaaaacacaaacacatcaactttGCACAAAATGAAAGAGACATACTGGACTACAAAACAAGTTGTCATGCAGAAACTTGGAAAGAAGGAAGACGAGCATGTGGTTGCTTCTGATGCTGAACTAGATGCAAAATTAGAG GTTTTTAAGGCAATTCAAAGATCTAGCATGGAGCTTCTTAGAGTCATTGAAAAATATCAAGACAGGTTATGTG TTGTTGcacaagaagaaaatgcaatGGGACGCTTTCTCAAGACACATAGTAGTCATGATAAGACTCGTGCTGGCAAAATGA GTGGCAGTGGAAAGTCTCAGAGTTTTTCAGCCCAGCAAAG GTTAGCTCTTCGAGTTCCTCTTGTTCGTTTGTACCAAGAAGTAGAGACATTCAGATACCGTGCAATCTCAGACACACTTGTGACAGTCAATCGGATGGAAGGTGCACGAACAGAATACAGAGGTGCTCTCTTGTGGATGAAGAATGTTTCTGATGAGCTGGATCCTGATACTTACAAACAGCTGGAAAAATTTCGGAAg GTGCAGGCACAAGTTCGAAAGACAAAGCAGCGGTTTGACAAACTGAAGCTTGATGTCATGCAGAAGGTTGACTTGCTTGCTGCCAGCCGCTGCAACATGTTCTCCCATGTACTTGCTAATTACCAATCAACTCTTCTACATTTCTGGGAGAAAACTTCTCGCACAATGGCTGCTGTAGCAGAGAGCTTCAAGGGCTATCAGTACTATGAGTTCAACATGCTGAAG GAACTGTCAGACACAAGCAGGAAGCTAGCAGAGGAGACGGGTAGTAAAACTCCTGCAGAAAAGGAGTCAGGGGATTCAGAAAC GGGAGAGATGAGCGATGATGAACTGATTGGAAGTGATGAAGAGGCAGATGAATGCAGCAGGGGTTGTCAGGACAGGAAACACCACAATAGCAATTCTCACCTGTCAGAACTGGATAG GCTGTTGTCTCTGGATGGAGAAGAGAAGGCAACTAAGTTAGAAGACTCTTCTCCAAAACAGACTACCACTAATGACACACTGG TTGAGAAAAGTGTAGATGAAGGTGGTAAAGAAGAAGCTGAACCTTTCATGGATTTCCATGATGATGAGGCAGCCATGAAAGAGCTGGAGGAGGAGCTGGAGAAAGCAGAGAAACTGATGGGCAGTGTGAAAACCACAGCAACAGAGCAACAGAAAACTGCTTCAG GTAACAAAGATCTTCTGACTGGCCCTTTAGAGCCAGAAGATATTGAAAAAGATGATCTTTCCCTTTTGAATGAAATACTCAATGCCCCATCTACTGGAGAAGATGAATTCACTCAAGAATGGCAAGCTGTATTTGGTGGTTCCTTAAACATCACACCTGACACCGTTCCAGCTGAGCGAGACTCCTCAAGACAGCAGGCAGAGTTCATGCCCTCCAGTCTCCTGGACTCACAGCTGGCCGGCCTTAGTCTTGGGCCAG GAGGAGGCATCCTTCCACCACCACTTGGAGCCATGGGGATGATGCCAGTTCCTTCAGGTCCTCAGCAAGAACAAGGGCCAAGACAGCAAGCAGCAGTTGCCAAatccaaacaacaacagcaaccaaaaaag GGTCAAAAAGGTGACATGTCTGCTTGGTTCAATCTCTTTGCTGACCTTCGACCCTTTGTCAAATCCTGA
- the LOC112556257 gene encoding tripartite motif-containing protein 3-like produces MPACFLLKVHSAVAAGRHQQWPAKVIKKLSVPSVPRNCDDDECQPLHFMVTLCQLQTYKHQAERTCSYCEFEGRTKKATFLCLQCTDDLCEQCAMAHRKTRLTRTHVLAPYEQIKQGLYDHDIREAQNFLCSLHSLPLADFCEDCMQLVCKSCRSGEHNDHRCESSEAAVSKFKLQASSFVQGLQRQSLALGEHQAFLHSQLQMVKEREVTLRDTVLQQAEAIHALVTAHCSTMLELIEATFRKEQDAIQRHSDDLQVATQSLNNNADFLQHLLALGSPCEVLQLSNAIMIRLKHLLRMEPMTRTQNFTAHFHPGPTTQQNMQIMFGDLNFYHVPLNQEEVESSGHLTIATLLPEPLNPAQLVDCIEAKLDDDAKEVWPSGLCVYRDLMVLVDRDNKKIKIFDHNSKVPKLKFQFSGMAEHKLVNPFDAVLLKNGVVVVTDYGAEKVKVFDVTGRWIGDICGDFRHPRGIAVTGKGQLVVVDSLLLQVTLHDMDSGQLLRTIPATDQSGNKLLVDPFYVTVMDDDKIIVTDHAAPNIKVFSVEGKHLATYGHYGTSASQVLKPFGICVDRYGQLLLADSDNHRVHLLLPNGKFSRFLLTHRDKVAHPVTLAIDSNGYLVVGEALGKIKIFKYL; encoded by the exons ATGCCTGCATGTTTTTTGCTCAAAGTGCATTCAGCAGTTGCTGCAGGCAGACACCAACAATGGCCAGCTAAAGTCATCAAGAAGCTTTCAGTGCCCTCTGTGCCAAGAAATTGTGACGATGACGAGTGCCAGCCCCTACACTTCATGGTGACCTTATGTCAACTGCAGACTTACAAGCACCAGGCAGAGCGCACCTGCAGCTACTGTGAATTTGAAGGGCGGACAAAGAAGGCCACCTTTCTGTGCCTGCAGTGTACTGACGATCTGTGTGAGCAGTGTGCAATGGCCCACCGCAAGACGCGCCTCACACGCACCCACGTGCTGGCCCCTTATGAACAAATCAAGCAAGGGCTTTACGACCATGACATTCGCGAGGCCCAGAATTTCCTCTGCTCTCTGCATTCACTTCCGCTGGCTGACTTCTGTGAAGATTGCATGCAACTCGTATGCAAAAGCTGCCGGTCTGGAGAACACAATGACCACCGCTGTGAGTCATCTGAAGCAGCTGTATCAAAGTTTAAGCTACAAGCCAGCAGCTTTGTGCAGGGACTGCAGCGACAGAGCTTGGCCCTTGGTGAACATCAGGCCTTCCTGCACTCTCAGCTGCAGATGGTGAAGGAAAGAGAGGTAACCCTGCGAGATACAGTCCTGCAGCAAGCAGAAGCCATACATGCTCTTGTCACAGCACACTGCAGCACCATGCTGGAACTAATTGAAGCGACCTTCAGGAAGGAGCAAGATGCCATCCAACGTCATAGTGATGACCTGCAGGTGGCCACGCAGTCCCTGAACAACAACGCAGACTTTCTTCAGCACCTGCTGGCACTAGGCTCACCTTGTGAGGTGCTGCAGCTGTCCAATGCCATCATGATCCGTCTCAAGCATCTCTTGCGTATGGAGCCCATGACCAGGACTCAGAACTTTACAGCACACTTCCACCCAGGGCCCACTACACAACAGAACATGCAGATTATGTTCGGAGACCTGAATTTCTACCATGTGCCTCTGAATCAAGAAGAGGTGGAGTCCAGTGGCCATCTGACAATAGCAACGCTGCTGCCAGAGCCACTGAATCCTGCTCAGCTGGTAGACTGTATAGAGGCCAAGCTGGATGATGATGCCAAGGAAGTGTGGCCATCTGGGCTGTGTGTTTACAGAGATCTTATGGTGCTAGTTGACAGagacaacaagaaaataaagatcttTGACCACAACTCCAAGGTCCCTAAGCTTAAGTTCCAGTTCTCAGGCATGGCTGAACATAAGCTGGTCAATCCATTTGATgcagttttgttaaaaaatggtGTAGTGGTAGTGACAGACTATGGTGCTGAGAAAGTTAAGGTATTTGATGTGACAGGCCGCTGGATTGGGGACATCTGCGGTGATTTCCGGCACCCTAGAGGTATTGCTGTGACTGGCAAAGGCCAGCTTGTAGTGGTTGACAGTTTGCTTCTCCAAGTGACACTGCATGATATGGACAGTGGTCAGCTATTGAGGACCATCCCTGCCACTGACCAGAGTGGCAACAAGTTGCTGGTTGATCCATTTTATGTTACTGTTATGGATGATGACAAGATTATTGTTACAGACCATGCTGCACCAAACATAAAGGTGTTCAGCGTGGAGGGTAAGCATCTGGCCACATATGGGCATTATGGCACCAGTGCAAGCCAAGTCCTAAAACCATTTGGAATTTGTGTTGACAG GTATGGACAACTACTACTAGCTGACAGTGATAACCATCGAGTTCATCTGCTACTCCCCAATGGCAAGTTCTCCCGTTTTCTTCTGACCCATCGAGACAAAGTGGCCCACCCAGTGACACTAGCAATTGACAGTAATGGGTACCTGGTGGTTGGTGAGGCACttggcaaaataaaaatcttcaagTATCTCTAG